One Halobaculum sp. CBA1158 DNA segment encodes these proteins:
- a CDS encoding polyprenyl synthetase family protein, whose translation MTQDATAERVLAAVRQRRDRVNDAIDEDLPMAEPERLYEASRYILEAGGKRLRPTAALLVAEALAGVDADDATDYRSFPALDGEPFDLMRTAVSVEVIQSFTLIHDDIMDDDDLRRGEPAVHRAYDTETAILAGDTLYAKAFELLSDTGAAPENTVEAVNRLASACTRICEGQSLDVEFETRDDVTPEEYLEMVELKTAVLYGASAAIPAVLMGADEETVQALYQYGVDSGRAFQIQDDVLDLTVPSEKLGKQRGSDLVEGKETLITLHARQQGVDVDGLVSAETPAEVSEAAVDDAVAVLEDAGSIDHAREMAEDLTERSKERLDVLPEGPARDLLADLADYLITRGY comes from the coding sequence ATGACACAGGACGCGACGGCCGAACGGGTGCTCGCGGCGGTTCGCCAGCGCCGCGACCGCGTCAACGACGCCATCGACGAGGACCTCCCGATGGCCGAGCCCGAGCGGCTGTACGAGGCCAGCCGGTACATCCTGGAGGCGGGCGGCAAGCGCCTCCGGCCGACGGCGGCGCTCCTCGTCGCCGAGGCGCTCGCCGGCGTCGACGCCGACGACGCGACCGACTACCGGTCGTTCCCGGCGCTCGACGGCGAGCCGTTCGACCTCATGCGCACGGCTGTCAGCGTCGAGGTCATCCAGTCGTTCACGCTCATCCACGACGACATCATGGACGACGACGACCTCCGGCGGGGCGAGCCGGCGGTCCATCGCGCGTACGACACGGAGACGGCGATCCTCGCCGGCGACACGCTGTACGCGAAGGCGTTCGAGCTGCTCTCGGACACCGGCGCGGCCCCGGAGAACACCGTCGAGGCGGTCAACCGTCTCGCGTCGGCGTGCACCCGGATCTGTGAGGGGCAGTCGCTCGACGTGGAGTTCGAGACCCGCGACGACGTGACGCCCGAGGAGTACCTGGAGATGGTCGAGCTGAAGACCGCCGTGTTGTACGGCGCGTCGGCGGCCATCCCGGCTGTGCTCATGGGCGCGGACGAAGAGACCGTGCAGGCGCTGTACCAGTACGGTGTCGACTCCGGACGCGCGTTCCAGATCCAAGACGACGTGCTCGACCTGACGGTCCCCTCGGAGAAGCTGGGCAAACAGCGCGGCTCCGACCTCGTCGAGGGGAAAGAGACGCTCATCACGCTTCACGCCCGCCAGCAGGGCGTCGACGTGGACGGGCTCGTGAGCGCGGAGACGCCCGCCGAGGTGAGCGAGGCCGCCGTCGACGACGCCGTCGCCGTCCTCGAGGACGCCGGCTCGATCGACCACGCCCGCGAGATGGCCGAGGACCTGACCGAACGCTCGAAGGAGCGCCTCGACGTGCTCCCCGAGGGGCCGGCCCGCGACCTGCTCGCCGACCTGGCCGACTACCTCATCACCCGCGGCTACTGA